Part of the Weissella coleopterorum genome is shown below.
AGACACGCTCACACGCTTCACAATCAGAGTTATAAAAAAGCACCTTACTTGAACTAACCGGGACAGCCTGATTATTCATAAAGTGCATAGAGAAATATGGAGTAAAGAAATATCCAGCAATCAACAATACAATCAACACAGCTACTCCATTTAGTGCTACTGTCAAATTATTAAATCGAGAAAAAATCCCACTTCCTGATTTACTAGATTTACTCGATCCCTTACGATCCTTTTTCAATAAACTAACTCTTCGCATTATTTACCACCTTAAAAATATTCACACCCTGATACATAAACTGTAAGAATGCCATCTGTTTCACTGATGACTTACCGTTTGAACTATCTAAAAACCATTCCTTTAAAATTGGGCTAGTATCGCCATAAAGTACGGAATCTAGTAGCCCATAGGGTGTCATCATCGTTGCCATAAAGCTAATTTTTAATAGGCTATTCATCTCATCATTTGTTAATACTAAATAATCATTCATCATACTAACCTTTAAGCTGTTTGATTAATTCTCAAATCAACTACCTTTCCCAAATTTTTATCATATTTTGCCGTCATCAAGACGTTAGATTTATTTAAACCCATGTCTTGATCGCCCGCCTTAATAGTTGCTACACTCAATAATTCAATTGAGCCATCTTGATTATTAATAACGTAAATATCACTAGCACTGTACTTGCTTTCTAATCCCAAATTATCAATTCTTGAATCACCGGCACTATCTCGACCATCACTAAACAACGTTGAATTTTGTTCATCAGATAAACTTAACGATTCGCTCATTTTAGCTTGTCGTTTATCATATGTTGCTTGACTATCATAAGTGAAATAATCATCTGTGATATTTTCTAACGTTATTTTAGCGTCTTTAATCGAGCTATCTTCAACTAGTTTCATGTCTTTTTTACATTCAACTTTCGAAATCGGATTACTCACTGTACGTTTTGACCGATATTTCTTAACCTGTGCTTTTTCAATATTATTCAGATGAAACGTATAAATATAGACTCCCCCTAAAATAACCGCAAGCACTCCAAATACACCTACAATCCATTTAATTGATTTCATTGTATGTCCCCTTTAAAGTTGCCCGGTTAAATTCCGTAATTTGATTATCTTCATACGTTACTTGATAGGCATTACTTTGTAGATCATTTTTAGCAATGATTAAAAACACAAATGGATCGCCTTTTAACCCGGCTAAATCGTCCTTAACACCAATCGAAACAACCTTTTGTGTTTGGGCTTTTCCAGTAACAACCGTTGGCGTCATATCTGTTTTTAACTGATTGATTAAACTACGTGATACCTTACTTTTTAATGAATTACTAAAATTACGTGGATCACTATTTAAGATGATTCCCATAGTTTCATTCACTCTACTTTTAGCAACATCAACCGTTTCACTACTTTCTTTAACACTTGAATTTTCTACCGTTTCATTGGAATTATTAATCGTTTTGGAAACATTATGCCGTTGTAACTTACTTGCTTCTAACTTATTTTGATTTATGGAATTAAAATTTAAAATTATTCCTAACAACAAAATCACATTAATTGCCAATAAAATTTTTAGTCCATTTTTCATACTACTTCCTACCTTCAATAAAAGTCATTCCAGCACCTACTGACAATTCACGAAAACTAATCGTCCCAGAACCACCATTAACAACGTTACATTCACTAACTAAGAAATGTGACCCATCATCACTCATAGCTTCAACTACTGCTACGTGACCATAGGTAGGATCAGCTCCACCTGCTCCCTGCGTAAAACTAATTACCCAGCCGACATGCGGTTGACTGTCTGTGTTATAACCTTTTGCCTTGGCATTTGCGCCCCAATCAGCCCCATTTCCTAAATAATTTTCTACTGGTGTTCCTAATTCCTGCATACGATTAAACGCATACCAAGTACATTGATTAGCCGGGTATGTGTTTGTAGGTGACGTAGCTGTGAAATTAGTATCAGAAATCTTATCTTTATACTGTTCGGGAATTGACGTTACAGGTGCACCAGATGAGCCCATACCCTGTGAAACATTAGTTGAACAACCAGCTTCTTGTGCGTTTTGGTTATCCTGATTGTTGTTATCTTTGACATTATCAGATGAAACGCTTAGTGCCGGTGAATCGTTATTACCATTTGAAAGATCAAGATACCACTGCTTAGCAAAATTTGTTCGCTTTTCAGTAGTACCGACGCCACCACGCTCCCACTTAGCACGTAAATATTCTGTTGCTTCAGCAACATCATCCATTGCCAATCCCTGTTTTAAAATTTCAGAATTAGCACCGTCATGATGTATTGCAAAATCTAATTGTAAAGTTGGATCTTCCCATGACTTACCTTGCGACTTAGCATAATTAATTAAATCAACACGTCTTGATCCGTCCCATTGATTAAAACCAATCGCATAGCCACTAAGTCCCGGATTCATTGCCTTAGCTTCATCATAAACAGCCCCACTCTGAACTGCTTTTGAATTTAAACCACTCTCAACTTCTGCATTACCCAAATAAGCAGATATTCCGGCTGGTGTTATATT
Proteins encoded:
- a CDS encoding thiol-disulfide isomerase — its product is MRRVSLLKKDRKGSSKSSKSGSGIFSRFNNLTVALNGVAVLIVLLIAGYFFTPYFSMHFMNNQAVPVSSSKVLFYNSDCEACERVYPVVFWDNILHKTDVQTINLKVADNKHYVDDDVITSTPTIIDFDNNRRISITDKQEIKDFIDN
- a CDS encoding phage tail tip lysozyme — protein: MKKFITRRLTLIIAPLFLLLVVIMAVVGGTSNNQCESGNSVGTVLSSADKKQTAQSIANSLKEIPNITPAGISAYLGNAEVESGLNSKAVQSGAVYDEAKAMNPGLSGYAIGFNQWDGSRRVDLINYAKSQGKSWEDPTLQLDFAIHHDGANSEILKQGLAMDDVAEATEYLRAKWERGGVGTTEKRTNFAKQWYLDLSNGNNDSPALSVSSDNVKDNNNQDNQNAQEAGCSTNVSQGMGSSGAPVTSIPEQYKDKISDTNFTATSPTNTYPANQCTWYAFNRMQELGTPVENYLGNGADWGANAKAKGYNTDSQPHVGWVISFTQGAGGADPTYGHVAVVEAMSDDGSHFLVSECNVVNGGSGTISFRELSVGAGMTFIEGRK